The sequence TAGAGccgataaataaaaatgtagaaGATACTCCCTCAGTGATTCTCCTTCTATTTgttgtaaagaaaaaagactCATAAcatcatttaaattatatgtaataaattatttaaattatatggaatcgagtttaaaataaaataaattacttacaCGTTCCTTTCTCATTACATTCCATGTTGCTTTCTTCTcatagattttttctttttcatttcctcaCCCCCAAtatctttttcataaatttcttactttttatttcacattataatttttttaatattctcgCAAGAACTACACACCACAACAAACTCCTCTTGCACAATGCAATCTATAGACATAATTTAAGGAATTGGTTAAATGGAACTTATGTCCTATTTTGAAACAAGTGGGTTGTTGCTATTAAATAACCACCAAGTGTGGGAGGAGAAACTGAGCAAGGCTATGTGTTGGTTATGGACCCCTAGTTTAGACAGGGACACGTGTCTCTCTCAAGATCATCCTCGTGTCCTGTTTAGGTTATGGACCTTGCACACCCGCACCTAGATCCGGCTCACTCGGATGGATTTTGAGTCCATACACATTGtcctttttatatttgttattattagtATCCAACCCGTACTATGCaccaatttaatataattttaattaaaattatattttgtcggATTTCAAATAAAGTGAATATTAGCTTGGTACTGATTTTTTGTCGTAGCCATTTTTTTGCCGTGGTTAATAGTTAAATCAAGAATCTCATTAgtacaatattattttcttaaataaattacacatcTCCATATgaactaaataatttatcaagtaaTATGGTATGTGATTCGATCGGCGCCCTATTACGTGAAATATTATCCACTATAACTTCATATGAATCTCATGATTTCTCGCTAAAATGCATCTCACTAGAGAGAGAAGGTTGTGGGACTTATAAGCCGCTCAAATACTTTATTTGCAACTAATGTAAAATGCTTACTTAAAtcataagtatataaaaaatataacacaataaaataaaaaaaatgatttcgCAAATATCACAAGCAATTGTGATGCAAATCGGCAAAAATGAAGGGGAAAAAAGTGGTGATACTTAGTATTTtggaaatttaatttggatattCGTAGCACCCCAAGCTAGACTTTGAAAGTTTAAAGGCCttaattcatttgattttgagTAGTGATGGGAATTAAGGAAATTATCATTGAAATGATACAAGTGACCTTAAAATAGGCATTTTTTATAAGGTCAGATCAAAAGATTCATGCTCTTTCACTTCGCGTCAGAGCACAAGACCCAACCCGAATCTGTGACTCTACTCAGAGAACCCATTATTGGGGACCATTGATTTGTCTGAACTACCAGGTAGGATCTTAACACATGGTACAATGCAAGTAGACCCTTTTTAAATAAGCAAGTGGACTCATTCaaacattataaatacttcctgtataatttatttatagtacGACATTTATTACACAAGAACCCGCATTACATACTTTGAGGTTAGGTTTAGATTGTTTCTTCTATCTTGAACTCTTTCACTGACTTAGGCATCGAAGGATTTTAGTTAGGGACCTCCCAACAAGCCTAACAATTTGCTCTCTTTAGCATATCCCAAACCCTTTCGAGAATATAAGGTAACTGAAGGGTTAGGACCCAAATCAAATAGATATCCCTCTGATGGATAgtaattttctttccaaaaCCCTTTTGATATTAGTTTAAATTGGTTTAAATTTGATTCTTATGAATGGCAACATTCAAATGAAAAGCAACCAAAAAGAATTACTTGACTTCTCTTGCTCATGAGTGAAATATGATCCGtgaaaattttcctttttttttttatttttgaatagaATGCACTgacactttaaaatattattcatatcaTGTTGAAGATTTAGCTGCATTAAACACGGCACACTCTGATACCGTATTTGACACAATCAATAGTTTGtcataataaatgaatttcaGCACAATCAATAATGTGTTCGACACGTTTCAGCCGTACttcaacaatcaatatatatagatgtattcatgtataaatatatattttcactaatatttatattgtacatatatactaaCGTAGAACCCATGCTATGCAcgattatatttatatttatatattttaaggcTAGGCCCACAAGAAGGCGTAGAGACTTGAAGTCCCCAACCAAACTCAAAGATTCTCCACATGGCACCCACGGGGACCTAAGTGGCAGTCATGCAGGACCTCTGGAGGTCCCATTTACAGAATTGGATAAGGACCAACAGTCTCCTCAAGGATACGTGGTGCTCCCAAAGAgaagtattttaaattctaaaaagatTGAactcactagaaaaaaaaaattaccttatgtttggattaatgttttgaatgtttttgttttggtgttttggagatagagagagaaaaataaagataagcAAGTATCataatgtttgattttgtttttaacttgttttggggTGTtatgtggagatagagagagaaaaacaaagataaataagtataagttagagatagtgtatatgtttgaatttgtttttggagataatataaaataagtatggtatgtttgatgttggatagtggggagacaaaaagtattgttcattgtcaaatcatgtctcttttatatatatttatgtatatgtgtatgaaaatatatataattagttgtatttcttagataaaaaaataatcaaaatactgttttaaaataatgcaaaatatacttaaaacttgcaaaataaaacaagcCAAACATGGTGTATGTTTTGGCTCATCTTTgaatcaaaaccaaacatagtgtatgtattttgagatagatggtatgtttggattcgtattttgatataatataaaatagtgtaaaataagtggtgtaggtttgatgttgaaaTTTGGGAGACATgagttactgttcattgtcaaatcatatctttgaatatatatatatatatatttagtaatatatatgtctatatatatatatatatttatgttaagagaagaataaaatttaataaaaaaagtaataaaaaaattataattatctagtGGAGGTgtgcaaaacacaaaaccaaacatagccTTAGTGTGGGCTACAATATTAGTGGTTAtagctaaaaatcatggtaaatgaTTACTATTAAGTATGATCAAAGAAAATCGATATAAAAAACTGACTTTTTcaccatgaaaaaattattttccatgGCTTTTAGCCACGACAAATGCTTTAGCCACCCTCACAAAAAACCACGATAAAAAATCATTGTGTAACCGTAGTCAATAGCTATTTGCTATTAACCATGACAATTAAACATAGTTAAATGATAGCTGCGACAAATCTCCTCAATCACTTCCTTGAAAATCAAAGATGCAACACCCTTATCCTCCCAACATATTCCAATAGTACCTCAAATTTGGGAGGGATCCTTTGGCTACCTTTCAAATTCGAGGAGGTTTAACCAACTACTAGGGACTTTGCACAAATTCGAGGGGACGCAGCATGCTCCCTTAAATTCTTAACCttcttcaataattttgtgattgcTTATAAATAGGAAGGTTCCCTACGAGATAAGGACATTCATATATTCATACATTTACATGATCATATTCACAATTTACACAATCACACGACAGAGGAACATGGTCTGAAggacacaaacacacaccttCATGTATTTTGACATGTTTTCACTTTGAGTCTACTtactacaatttttattttttttactataatagTAGTTTAAAGGAACATTATAATTTCGTACTTAAAGTTTTGATAttcgtattaattttttttattcatttaactatttttatcttttaacaCTTATTTTACCACTTCACACTCTAAGTGGgccaaaattgtattttttggtcGTATCATTTATTTCATACGTGCATTTTTTGCATGCATCATATCAAGACATGAGGGTCGTAAACTTATACTttctatactatttataaaaattataaattaaacaagattgatttaataaaaatgattataattcaaaattttgttaggaataattgtaaatatgttttaaaggagctaaatgataataatatttctgttctaaaaattatgatcaatattattagaagagttattattttttatattttagggaGGCCAATGCGATTGTTGGTATACTTCGATAGAAAATATAgttaatccaaaaaaaatcttaaaattccTGCGTAATATAGgatttaatatgttaattaaatagagTGAAGAATTTTGACTgggaaaattaaattaatacccAGCAGGCAGCAGCAGAGTAACAGCTCCACGTACGAGGAAACCCACATACGTCAAACTGTCGATTTCAGTTGCCCCAAACCCCACTCCCACTCTTCCCATTTATTTCATCCTCACCACCATCCATACGTTCTCTCATCTGggtctccctctccctctctctctctctctctctctacacaaTAGATTCAATCCCCAGACTCTAGTGGAATTCATCCAATTCCCAGACACAGTGAGAATTCTTGTTAAATAACAATGTGCACGACCCGAGATCATTCGGGTCAAGCCCCGTTTAAGGCCCTGAAGCCTCCCAACCCACCGGATAAAAAAGGCGACGTCCTGACGACGTCGTTGAAGGCTGCTGTTGCCATCATCTTAACCTTCTCAATTTCCCTTGCTCTCTACTTCACCACCCGACCCGTTTTCTTCCGCTGGCCCGACGTCCCCGACCCGGCCCTCTACATGGCCGAGCTCTACTCCGACCACTCCCCTACCAACATCTCCCATATTGCTTTCGGCATCGGCGCCTCCACGGGGACTTGGGAGAAACGCCTCCACTACTCGGATATCTGGTGGAAACCCAACATCACACGCGGCTTCGTCTTCCTGGAGAAGAACCCGGACCCCAGAACCGCGTCCGAAATCCGCCACCGGGTTTCCTCCGACTGGAAGAGATTCAAGCGCTCCGCCGGGTCGGAGTCGGCGGTGAGACTGGCCCGGGTGGTGGTCGATTTGTTCCGTGCCGGGTTGCCCAACGTGAGATGGTTCGTGATGGGGGACGACGACACGGTGTTCTTCCCGGAGAACTTGGTGACGGTGCTGGGGAAGTATGATCACCGGCGGATGGTTTACGTCGGCGGAAACTCCGAGAGCGTGGAACAGGACGTGATGCATGCGTACGATATGGCCTTTGGAGGCGGTGGGTTCGCAATTAGTTATCCATTAGCGGCGCAGCTGGTCAGCTTGATGGACGGTTGCCTGAATAGGTATCACTATTTCTACGGCTCAGATCAGAGGGTGTGGGCTTGTGTAGGGGAACTCGGTGTGGGACTATCTAGAGAACTCGGGTTTCACCAggtatgcaatttttcctttctattttctctttccttttttttggtaaattgacattatttccttttctaatttatttatatttataactatatatatatatagtatgtaTTGGCAATGAAATCCACAAAATCCACATCaatatggtaaaattaaataaatgaatattttattgaaatctAATGAATCCAATGCAATATTCCCACATATATCTTATTAAccactatttttatttatttctaatttggataaattacattgacacccGAAAAGTTAggttaaaatacaaaaactacTCCTATTTTTCTGTGTAAAACTACgctataaaatttaaaattatagttgtaattattacattatttattcaaaagcaaaatttaaacaaatactTGGCGAAAAATATTCCACTTATATCCCTCAGGTGCTatagctgtaattttaaaaatataaaatatttatataattagaactAAAGTATTtctcttaaaatataataaaaattagggaCGGAAACACAATGGGGTGCATATTCTAgatttttatactattattatttaattaaaaataaaaataatttatcagaatggaataaatattgataaaggAGATATGGTTATTtgagtaagaaaatatatttaaatgtgttctagttcatgtatattttactaatcaaaataattattttgaaatttcattttgattAGACCTCCAAGTACACTTGTTAGACcttgtatatttatttcaaatagataattgatcataatttaaataaattattttttaatatgcattatagataaattatgcctcaaaagataaatatattagagaACATTTTAGTTCATACTCATTTTGTCTGCTGGtcttcatattaatatatagtataggttgtattatatttattcaattaaacaaaaaaataaaataatttattaactaatattaataaaataaatttaacttcaaatatatacCTACTGTATGAATGTATTTGTtagagtatttgtaatattaatgtgtatttatgcttaatttttcaaataatagatgagtatttgtaattatatcaaattttaaaagaattcgttgcaatttatttttaataattcacaattttaacaaattttttgataaatcaaaatttaattcttttaaattttttattgtttttaaatacttttaattttataataacaaagaaaaatatataatatttttattttttataaataaaaattttcgcAAACCCCGCAAGGAATTGTGGACACGTAGGTTGTTCTATTCAAATTCCCCAGACGGAGGGCAGTAGAGTTGGTTAATAGGCATTGGCCGCATAATTCTTGCGGGGAATACGTGGCAGATTTTGTATAGGGCTGTTGTTTATGGGTTTTGCTGTCATCACATGGCTGTACACTTCGAATGACACCTACTCATCTGGGCTCTTGCCACGTTGATGCTTGCTTTTCTTTACAAAAGTCATACtatattcaatttattctCTGCTAAGGATGTCTTTTAGGGATGCTTTTGTCTAATTAACATTCCTGGTCTTGTCTGCTATTAAAGCATTTCATTTGATTAATCATAAAAGTTTTGGAGGATatcactattttaaaaaaaaaaaaagaaaaaaatattagcgataagaaattaaataatgtacgAAAATAGTCTAATAGTTTCACTTGGAAAAATTATGTGTTGAGTTTAGCTATATGTTATTAATGGCGTATGAATAGTGAAAAATGTAGAATATAATAGATACGTGATTAATTGCCTGTAGCGATAATTTTATGCGCAACTCGTATCAGTAATAATTAGGTTGTAATACGTTTAGAATTATTGTcgtttaatatatatctttagtgataattttagaatCACGATTGATATTTTGTCGctaatattatcttttagtcgtgtggtatgttaataaaaattactaaccTCTTCTAATTTTGAGGTTGAGATGATATTTAGATGTGTACATGTTCATAATAACATGTCTTAATcgtttattattttgaaaatgccGGATTGGATAATCGTCCGGTCTTTTTTATCTCCAGATTGATATTAGAGGCGATCCGTTCGGTCTTCTGGCAGCACATCCGTTGGCACCTCTGGTTTCTCTTCACCACCTTGACTATGTCAAGCCGTTGTTTCCAAACAAAACGCAGCTAGAGTCGTTGCAAGTGTTGATGAAAGCATATGAAGTCGACCCGTCCAGAATCCTACAGCAAAGCTTTTGCTACCAACGCAGGCACAAATGGTCTGTCTCGATTTCATGGGGCTATGTCGTGCAAATATACCCTACCCTGTTGACGGCCAAAGAGTTGGAGATGCCACTGCTGACGTTCCGAACGTGGAGGAGTTGGAAAGAGGGACCGTTCACGTTCAATACCCGTCCGTGGAGCTATGATCCTTGTCAACAGCCAATTATCTTCTATTTGAACTCGGTCAGGGAGGATTCTGCCGGTGATACACTCACAATGTACAGAAAATTTGCTGTTGAGACAGACAAGAAATGTGGCCGGCAGTATGCTTCCGCCATGGCTATTGAAAACATCATCGTCTCAGCACCGAAAATGGATCCGGAAGAGTGGAAACAGGTTTGTCACCATCATCACTGCCTATTTAATTGAGTTAGCTGATACGTCAATCTATTTCTAGAGTTACAACAGTCACTGATTACTCAGATCAGAACAAGTGCATACATCCTTATATTTCTAGAGTAGATTATTAACATCCCTTACGAAGATTACCACATCTTCAAATACTCGACACTTGGAAATCCACCATTGATATAGTGACACCACAAATGACGTACGTGTTAACTATGGGTTTAGCACGATATTAGTGAGTCATTAACTGATAATGAAAAACCACATCATACTTTATAAGAACTTAACCTGCGTTATGCGGAGTTACTCATCATTCAGTTGAAAAAAGCCAAGTCTTATCTTTTCAAAGTGCTCTTCCTCTTGCTCTTGCTTTTGCGACGACCAtcagtagtgcttctttagCACTATGGAACGTCGAAGGGGCACATATGTCATTTGAATATTTCCTTTCATCTTTCGGGCTGACATAGACCGGCAGTATTAACTTTTGAAGGTCGAGAACGTCTGAGAAACGACTGACGTTTGCGATTGTTGGGTATGCAGGGGACTAGAAGACAATGCTGTGAGATAAACGGCAGTATATCGCAAGGAACGATGAGGATTAGGATTAGAAGGTGTCAGCAATCGGAGACTGTAACTATATGAGTGGAGCAAACCTGTTTTGACTGAGCTAAATGGTATATATGTTGTGTGAAAAACTCAAGGTATTTATAGATTgagatttttcttgtttttgaaGAGGTATAGAGGTGGATTTGTTGCGG comes from Sesamum indicum cultivar Zhongzhi No. 13 linkage group LG10, S_indicum_v1.0, whole genome shotgun sequence and encodes:
- the LOC105171936 gene encoding uncharacterized protein LOC105171936, which encodes MCTTRDHSGQAPFKALKPPNPPDKKGDVLTTSLKAAVAIILTFSISLALYFTTRPVFFRWPDVPDPALYMAELYSDHSPTNISHIAFGIGASTGTWEKRLHYSDIWWKPNITRGFVFLEKNPDPRTASEIRHRVSSDWKRFKRSAGSESAVRLARVVVDLFRAGLPNVRWFVMGDDDTVFFPENLVTVLGKYDHRRMVYVGGNSESVEQDVMHAYDMAFGGGGFAISYPLAAQLVSLMDGCLNRYHYFYGSDQRVWACVGELGVGLSRELGFHQIDIRGDPFGLLAAHPLAPLVSLHHLDYVKPLFPNKTQLESLQVLMKAYEVDPSRILQQSFCYQRRHKWSVSISWGYVVQIYPTLLTAKELEMPLLTFRTWRSWKEGPFTFNTRPWSYDPCQQPIIFYLNSVREDSAGDTLTMYRKFAVETDKKCGRQYASAMAIENIIVSAPKMDPEEWKQGTRRQCCEINGSISQGTMRIRIRRCQQSETVTI